In the Lysinibacillus sp. PLM2 genome, one interval contains:
- a CDS encoding secretion protein HlyD: MKKKDILTLLLVLFVFSGGGIGFYFYYQGTHYLKTEDARIAGDQYKVMPQISAEITNIDVKEGDILVKSEAIAEQDTTNLDPGMIRKSIIRAPINGTVIKLLSKEHEIAAAGQPVAIMMDMNQLYVSANIEETNINKVKVGQDVDVSIDSLNGETIPGKVRDIGKATNSTLSLVPAVNTSGNFNKVTQKIPIEIAILKPEDLELIPGSNVEVTIHIK; encoded by the coding sequence ATGAAAAAAAAGGATATATTAACACTTTTACTAGTACTTTTCGTATTTAGTGGAGGTGGAATAGGTTTTTATTTTTATTATCAAGGAACACATTATTTAAAAACAGAAGATGCCCGTATAGCAGGGGATCAATATAAAGTTATGCCACAAATTTCTGCTGAGATTACAAATATCGATGTCAAAGAGGGCGATATTTTAGTTAAAAGCGAAGCAATCGCTGAGCAAGATACAACAAATCTTGATCCTGGTATGATTCGAAAGTCCATCATTCGTGCCCCTATTAATGGAACGGTTATTAAGCTTTTATCCAAAGAGCATGAAATTGCTGCAGCAGGTCAGCCAGTTGCTATTATGATGGATATGAATCAACTATATGTTTCCGCGAATATTGAAGAAACGAATATTAATAAAGTTAAAGTTGGACAGGATGTCGATGTTTCCATTGATTCTTTAAATGGCGAAACAATTCCCGGAAAAGTACGTGATATTGGAAAGGCAACAAATTCTACCCTTTCACTAGTTCCAGCAGTAAATACGAGCGGCAATTTCAATAAAGTAACACAAAAAATCCCAATTGAAATTGCAATTCTAAAACCTGAGGATTTAGAGCTTATACCTGGATCAAATGTTGAAGTGACGATACATATTAAGTAA
- a CDS encoding MFS transporter gives MSATAVTPTSSDTSSRERWLALISIIIGAFVAVLNNSLINVAIPSLTTDLGSTQDTIQWVLTGYMLASGVIVPIVGFMEERIGYKKFLLVALGVFIFGTFLCSISWNDTSLIAFRVISGLGGGIIGPLSMTVIYKIMPREQVPVALSLWGVSAMVAPAIGPTLSGYLIEWFNWRFLFIVCIPFGILAFIAVSILLKEPEKNAPKPFDALGFFLAATFAGTLLYALSSGQKAGWGSFEIVGLFFISFWALVFLIYVEANTEHPVIELSLFKNFTFMVSTTISSLVMVGMMGAMFIMPLFLQNIQRMGPIDTGLLMMPQAICMAIMMPIAGKLFNKTGPIPLGMIGLSLMAVTTYMLASMTPDTMHEWMIPVLMFRGIGTGLCMMPISTAGMNAVAPHLVGKASSISNLIRAVASSMSIAVFTLIMQKRTALHLGEISDSISIESTQLAQSQYGTNWSSSLSSIIQLEATSRGMTDVFYVASMTLFICIPLVLIFKKKKKPKATESSEA, from the coding sequence TTGTCAGCAACAGCAGTTACTCCTACTTCTTCAGATACTTCCTCTAGAGAAAGATGGCTTGCTCTTATTTCCATTATTATAGGAGCATTTGTAGCAGTATTAAATAACAGTTTGATTAATGTTGCTATCCCTAGTTTGACTACAGATTTAGGTTCTACACAAGATACAATACAATGGGTTCTTACAGGTTACATGTTAGCTTCCGGTGTAATTGTTCCGATTGTTGGATTTATGGAAGAACGCATTGGTTATAAAAAGTTTTTACTTGTTGCCTTAGGAGTTTTCATTTTTGGGACCTTTTTATGCTCGATTTCTTGGAATGATACTTCTCTGATTGCCTTTCGTGTTATTTCTGGTCTAGGTGGAGGAATTATCGGTCCGCTAAGTATGACCGTTATTTATAAGATAATGCCACGAGAACAAGTTCCAGTAGCCTTAAGTTTGTGGGGAGTTTCTGCAATGGTTGCCCCTGCAATTGGTCCTACTTTAAGTGGATATCTAATTGAATGGTTCAATTGGAGATTCTTATTTATCGTTTGTATTCCATTCGGTATTTTAGCTTTTATAGCTGTATCCATTTTATTAAAAGAACCAGAAAAGAACGCACCAAAACCTTTTGATGCTTTAGGATTTTTTCTTGCAGCCACCTTTGCAGGAACACTACTGTATGCACTAAGTAGTGGTCAAAAAGCAGGATGGGGTTCATTTGAAATTGTCGGACTATTCTTCATTTCTTTTTGGGCACTTGTATTTTTAATCTACGTTGAAGCAAATACAGAACACCCCGTTATTGAACTATCACTATTTAAAAATTTTACTTTCATGGTGAGTACTACAATTTCATCTCTTGTTATGGTTGGAATGATGGGTGCGATGTTTATCATGCCGTTATTTTTACAGAACATTCAACGCATGGGGCCTATTGATACAGGACTTTTAATGATGCCACAAGCGATCTGTATGGCCATCATGATGCCGATAGCTGGAAAATTATTCAACAAAACGGGGCCTATTCCACTAGGTATGATTGGACTTTCATTAATGGCTGTTACTACCTATATGCTTGCTTCTATGACACCTGACACTATGCATGAATGGATGATTCCTGTATTGATGTTCCGTGGTATTGGAACTGGTCTTTGTATGATGCCAATCTCTACTGCTGGAATGAATGCTGTTGCACCACATTTAGTAGGTAAAGCTTCAAGTATATCAAACCTAATCCGTGCTGTAGCGTCATCGATGTCGATTGCGGTATTTACTTTAATCATGCAAAAAAGAACGGCTCTTCATCTAGGAGAAATTTCAGATTCAATCTCGATTGAATCTACCCAATTAGCACAAAGTCAATATGGTACAAATTGGTCAAGCTCTTTGTCTAGTATCATCCAACTTGAAGCTACCTCTAGGGGCATGACAGATGTATTTTATGTTGCTTCTATGACTTTATTTATCTGTATCCCGTTAGTTTTAATTTTTAAGAAGAAAAAGAAACCTAAAGCTACAGAATCATCTGAGGCGTAG
- a CDS encoding secretion protein HlyD, whose amino-acid sequence MNKLRNITICTLSVITLLVISGCNNSSSAQESTGKDSVIPVEVSKVQDELLVIGNIYSGVIKPSEEIQIVPKLPGTVVELPVDVGDRVTKGQVLLKLDDKEISNSVKTAEAAEAAAEANIGSAETGHESNVIQSETGVIQAKNSMLQAENGMVQAKDAVTKAESAVSTAQNALEDSKLTLQKAQVVLNDAQINYDRMKQLFEGSIISKADFEKSESALKTAQANFDSVTLASKNAETGLATAKKALEAAKQTYTNTTKGYQAASEAYSKAQEQAQIAQDTSTIQASEEAWKQSQVALEVAKDKLNDTTITSPIDGIIGFKYTDVSEQVSTQSPALVVVNMDKVKVLTYIPSEEINNVKPGDQVQVKTLSINNVTYGKVKTISPLDENGKGYPVEVEIDNPDLTLKSGMVVDLQFVTDDAPEGKLIPSSAVFDKDGKSYVYVVEDRHPVRHEIKIGDKKGSMVLVTSGLKNNALVITDNLEFLTPEVEVSYE is encoded by the coding sequence ATGAACAAGCTAAGAAATATTACAATTTGTACTCTTTCAGTAATCACTCTTTTGGTCATTTCAGGCTGTAATAATTCTAGTTCAGCTCAAGAGTCAACTGGTAAAGATTCGGTGATCCCTGTTGAAGTATCTAAAGTACAAGATGAGTTACTTGTTATAGGGAATATATATTCCGGTGTAATCAAACCAAGTGAAGAGATACAAATCGTTCCTAAATTGCCAGGGACGGTTGTTGAGCTTCCCGTGGATGTTGGGGATCGAGTGACAAAAGGACAAGTATTATTAAAGCTTGATGATAAGGAAATATCGAATTCAGTAAAAACTGCAGAAGCTGCAGAAGCCGCTGCAGAGGCAAATATTGGCTCCGCTGAAACAGGCCATGAATCAAATGTAATCCAATCAGAGACTGGTGTTATACAAGCGAAAAACAGCATGCTCCAAGCAGAAAATGGTATGGTTCAAGCAAAAGATGCCGTTACAAAGGCTGAAAGTGCTGTTTCTACAGCACAAAATGCTTTAGAAGATTCTAAACTAACTTTACAAAAAGCTCAGGTTGTTTTAAATGATGCTCAAATTAACTACGATCGTATGAAACAATTATTTGAAGGGTCAATTATTTCTAAAGCAGATTTTGAAAAAAGTGAATCAGCACTCAAAACTGCTCAGGCAAACTTTGACAGTGTTACATTAGCTAGTAAAAATGCAGAAACAGGTTTAGCTACTGCAAAGAAAGCCTTAGAGGCAGCAAAACAAACATATACAAATACCACAAAAGGTTATCAAGCCGCTTCTGAAGCCTATTCAAAAGCACAAGAGCAAGCTCAAATCGCACAGGACACTTCAACAATTCAAGCAAGTGAAGAAGCTTGGAAGCAAAGTCAAGTAGCACTTGAAGTTGCAAAAGATAAATTAAATGATACAACAATTACTTCTCCGATTGATGGAATAATTGGCTTTAAATATACAGATGTAAGTGAACAAGTTTCTACACAAAGCCCTGCCCTCGTTGTCGTTAACATGGATAAAGTAAAAGTATTAACTTATATTCCTTCAGAAGAGATTAATAATGTAAAGCCAGGGGATCAAGTTCAAGTAAAAACACTTTCAATAAATAACGTTACATACGGTAAAGTCAAAACAATTAGTCCATTAGATGAAAACGGAAAAGGCTACCCTGTAGAGGTTGAAATTGACAATCCTGATCTTACTTTAAAATCAGGCATGGTTGTAGATCTTCAATTTGTTACAGACGATGCTCCTGAAGGCAAACTAATTCCTTCGTCTGCAGTTTTCGATAAAGATGGAAAATCCTATGTCTATGTGGTTGAAGATAGACACCCTGTACGTCATGAGATTAAAATAGGTGACAAAAAAGGATCTATGGTTTTAGTAACAAGCGGCCTTAAAAATAATGCCCTTGTCATCACAGACAATTTGGAGTTCCTTACTCCTGAAGTAGAAGTATCTTATGAGTAA
- the eno gene encoding enolase, protein MPFITQVYAREVLDSRGNPTIEVEVFTESGAFGRAIVPSGASTGEYEAVELRDGDKSRYLGKGVLNAVENVNTIIAEELEGNYSVLDQVVIDKALIELDGTENKGKLGANAILGVSLAVAHAAADYLDIPLYQYLGGVNAKQLPVPMMNILNGGAHADNNVDIQEFMVMPVGAESFRHALRMGAEIFHNLKAVLKEKGYNTAVGDEGGFAPNLGSNEEAITVILEAIEKAGYKAGEEVRIALDVASSELYNKEDGKYHLSGEGVVKTSEEMVAWYDELTSKYPIISIEDGLDENDWAGHKLLTERIGKRVQLVGDDLFVTNTNKLAQGIEQGVGNSILIKVNQIGTLTETLDAIEMAKRAGYTAVISHRSGESEDSTIADIAVATNAGQIKTGAPSRTDRVAKYNQLLRIEDQLSATAQYLGLKSFYNLK, encoded by the coding sequence ATGCCATTTATTACACAAGTTTATGCTAGAGAAGTATTAGATTCACGCGGTAACCCAACTATTGAAGTGGAAGTTTTTACAGAGTCAGGTGCATTCGGACGTGCCATCGTTCCATCGGGAGCATCAACTGGCGAATATGAAGCTGTAGAGTTACGCGATGGCGATAAATCTCGTTATCTTGGTAAAGGTGTATTAAACGCAGTAGAAAATGTAAACACAATTATTGCTGAAGAATTAGAAGGTAACTATTCTGTTCTTGACCAAGTAGTTATTGATAAAGCATTAATCGAGCTTGATGGAACTGAAAATAAAGGGAAATTAGGTGCTAATGCAATTCTAGGTGTATCTTTAGCAGTTGCCCATGCAGCAGCAGATTACTTAGATATTCCTTTATACCAATACCTTGGAGGCGTAAATGCAAAACAACTACCAGTTCCAATGATGAACATTCTAAATGGTGGTGCACACGCAGATAATAATGTTGATATTCAAGAATTCATGGTCATGCCTGTAGGTGCTGAGTCTTTCCGTCACGCATTACGTATGGGTGCTGAAATCTTCCATAATTTAAAAGCAGTTTTAAAAGAGAAAGGCTATAACACTGCTGTAGGTGACGAAGGTGGTTTTGCACCAAACCTTGGTTCTAACGAAGAAGCTATTACAGTGATTCTTGAAGCCATCGAAAAAGCTGGCTATAAAGCTGGTGAAGAAGTACGTATTGCACTGGATGTAGCATCTTCTGAACTTTACAACAAAGAAGACGGCAAATATCATTTATCAGGTGAAGGTGTTGTGAAAACATCAGAAGAAATGGTTGCTTGGTATGATGAGCTAACTTCAAAATACCCAATTATCTCTATTGAAGATGGTTTAGATGAAAATGACTGGGCAGGTCACAAATTATTAACTGAACGTATTGGTAAACGCGTTCAATTAGTAGGTGACGACCTATTCGTTACAAATACAAACAAATTAGCTCAAGGGATTGAGCAAGGCGTTGGTAATTCAATCCTTATCAAAGTAAACCAAATTGGTACTCTAACTGAAACATTAGATGCAATCGAAATGGCGAAACGTGCAGGCTATACTGCTGTCATCTCCCACCGTTCAGGTGAGTCAGAAGATTCAACAATTGCTGATATCGCTGTCGCTACAAATGCAGGCCAAATTAAAACAGGTGCTCCATCTCGTACTGACCGCGTTGCGAAATATAACCAATTATTACGCATCGAAGATCAACTAAGCGCAACAGCTCAATATCTTGGACTAAAATCTTTCTACAACTTAAAATAA